In Fluviicola sp., the sequence TTTACCGGTATCGGAAGGTACAATCTCGATCATGGCATCGATCATTTCCTGCGGATCCAATCTTCCTTCAGGTGTTCCTAACAAGGAGTCGAAATTGGCTTTCATATCGGCACGTTTGGTGAAGTTTTTCTCATCGTCCAACCAACGGAAAGCGTTCTCAGCCATTGTTTCGTTGAAACCTGTCAGGTATGCTCCCGGATTGATTGTCTGGATCTGGATTCCGTATACTTTCAACTCATCTGCCAATGCTTCTGCGATTGCTTCCAGCGCGTGTTTGGTTGAAACGTAAATCCCGTAACCGGAAGGTGTGAACAAACCACCCATGGAAGAAGTGAAAACGATTTTTCCTTTTTTACCTTCTTTGATCCATTTGGAACTGAAGCCCTGAGCCAGTTCAAGCGGTGCAAACACATTGGTTTCGTAATTTCCGCGCACCAAATCCAATGGAATTTCGAATGCCGGTCCGCTTTCACCGATTCCTGCGTTGCTGAAGAACACATCGATATCCAGTTTCAAGGCATTTCTTACATCGTACTTATCCAGGATATCCAGTTTGATCACTTCGATGTTGTCCTGAAGTCCGAGTTCTGCTACTTTTTGACGCATACTTGTCAATTGCGGCGCGATTTGCACTCCTGCGATTACTTTGTGGCCCAATTTAGCCAAACCGATTGCTGTTCCTTCTCCAAATCCGGAAGCTGCTCCGGTGATTAAAATTGTTTTTGTTTTCATGATACTTAATTTTTGATTGTTTATTTATTTGTTATTAGTCATCTGCCGAAGCAGACATTTTTTGATTGTTTACTTGTTTTTTATAGCTGGCTTCCAGCCGTTGCGATTTCAAAATCCTGGTCCGGACTTCCACCTGAAACTCCGATGTAGGCTACGATTTGATTTCCTTCCGTGACCGGAACCCCGCCTTTAAATCCTACGAGTCCGCCATTCGTGTTCACCATTCCATAAGTGCCGTTTGCCGGGTTTAAGAATTCGCCTACAGATTCGGAATTCATTCTAAAAAGCATCGCTGTTTTTGCTTTTCCCATCGCGATATCGATTGATCCGAGGTAGGCATCATCCATTCTTACGAATGCTTTCAGGTAACCTGTTGTGTCCAAAATGGCGATGTTTGCATTGACCCCCAATTCGTTTGCTTTATTCACCGCTTTCTCGAGTGATGCAAAAGCTTGTTTTTGTGTTGTTTCCATGTTCATTTTCTTTTTGTGAATTTCTATGACACAAAGGTGCAGCGTTTGCAGGCGGGGCATTATACGGATAACACAGGCTTTATTATGAAAATCAAAGATGCCGGCAGAAAAGTTCGATTTTGCCCTCTTTTCAGGCTTATTTCATGAGTTTGTACAAAAATCAGGTGATCAATTTACCACAGATGCACAGATTATTTGTGGCGCTTACCAGACGCCACTCGAGTGAGTGCGGTAGCCGAGCTAAAATCTGTGCATCTTGGGAAAGACAAAAAGATGCCTGCTAGCAGGCGCTTTTCATACTTATATAAGTTTATTCCACAAAAAAACTCCGGCATCAGATGCCGGAGTTCCTTCTGTAACTCGTTTTTATATAAGATCCTTATAACTTGATCTCTGTAGCGGCTTTGATGATCACATCGGCAACCGCCTTTGGCTGTGAAATGAAAACGACATGGCTTCCTTTTATTTCGGTGATCTTTGTATTGGATCTTTTGTACATGTTTCGCTCAATTTCAGGTGCGATCGATTTATCCTCTGTAGCCACAATCCCGTAAGCAGGTTTTGTTTTCCAGGCAGCATTGCTTACCGTTGCAGTGAGCGTACTTACATGAAGTGCACCCTGGGATGCGTACATAAAATCGGCGTCTTTCTTACTCAGGTCCGCACAAAACCCAGCGTGGTATTTTGCCTGGTCGTAATAAACGATTCCTTTGTCGTTCGGAGGCAATACACCGTTTTCAGGAGCCGGCGGAGCAGTTTGCAACCATTGAAGGGCGGTTTCTCCTTTGTCGGGCTGAAGTGCGGCAACATATACCAGGCCGGCTGCTTTCGGATGATTTCCGGCTTCGGTAATCACCACGCCTCCCCAGGAATGGCCAACCAGAATCGCGGGGCCATCCTGCATATCCAAAGCATTCAGGGTTGCAGTCACATCGTCTTCAAGCGATGTTAAGGGATTTTGAACGACTGTGACATGATACCCTTTTGCGGTTAATACTTCGTAGAGATTCTTCCAGCCTGAACCGTCAGCAAAAGCTCCGTGAACCAGTACCACATTTTTGATACCTGCGGGTGTTGTTTGTGCATTAGCGCTTGTAAATCCGATGAAAAGGAATGCTATTGCCAACAGGAAATAACGATTTAATTGTGTCTTTAAAGTTTTCATGTTCTTTTTAGTTTTTCGGTGAATGAATTTTAGTTATTAGTCAGTTCAACAGAAAGCGTGATTTCAGCTTTCAGTAATTTGGAAACCGGACAAACTTCTTTTGCTTTTTGTGCCAGTTCGATAAATTGTGCTTCTGAAATGTTCGGAACGTTTCCTGTTGTATTTAAGTGAATCGTTGTAATGGTCCCATCTTCAAAAGTCACTTTTGCGGATGTGTTCAAATCTTCGGCTGTGAATCCTGCTTCATTTAATAAGAAGCTCAACTGCATGGTAAAACATCCGGAATGTGCTGCTGCCAATAATTCTTCCGGGTTTGTTCCTACTCCTTCTGCGAAGCGGGTCTTAAACGATAATTGTGCATTGTTCAAAGTCGTGCTTTGAGTACTGATTGTACCTGTTCCTTCCATTCCGGTACCTTTCCAATTTGCGTTTGCTGTTCTTGAGAATTTCATAATCTGTTTTTTTAATTGTTACATCCCGACATTCATCGTCGGGGTTAATACTTGTTTTCTTCAACCGGCTTATCCGATGTTTGATGAGACAAATTTAGGGCGGGTGTTTTCATAAATCAAATCAATAATTTTTTACCTTTATAAATAAAAATTATAATCATGACGATTCAGCAATTAAAATATATCGTGGCTTTGGACGAAGAACGCCATTTTGCAAGGGCTGCGGAAGTATGCATGATCTCCCAGCCGGGGCTCACCATCCAATTAAAAAATTTAGAAGAAGAAATCGGAATAAAAATTTTTGACCGGAATAAAGTGCCGCTTACTCCGACTAAATTGGGTGTGGAAATCATTCACCGTGCTAAAAAGATCCTGCGTGAAACGAATGAGATCCGCGATTTTGTCATTAACGAGAAGAACCTGCTG encodes:
- a CDS encoding alpha/beta hydrolase, which encodes MKTLKTQLNRYFLLAIAFLFIGFTSANAQTTPAGIKNVVLVHGAFADGSGWKNLYEVLTAKGYHVTVVQNPLTSLEDDVTATLNALDMQDGPAILVGHSWGGVVITEAGNHPKAAGLVYVAALQPDKGETALQWLQTAPPAPENGVLPPNDKGIVYYDQAKYHAGFCADLSKKDADFMYASQGALHVSTLTATVSNAAWKTKPAYGIVATEDKSIAPEIERNMYKRSNTKITEIKGSHVVFISQPKAVADVIIKAATEIKL
- a CDS encoding SDR family oxidoreductase, with protein sequence MKTKTILITGAASGFGEGTAIGLAKLGHKVIAGVQIAPQLTSMRQKVAELGLQDNIEVIKLDILDKYDVRNALKLDIDVFFSNAGIGESGPAFEIPLDLVRGNYETNVFAPLELAQGFSSKWIKEGKKGKIVFTSSMGGLFTPSGYGIYVSTKHALEAIAEALADELKVYGIQIQTINPGAYLTGFNETMAENAFRWLDDEKNFTKRADMKANFDSLLGTPEGRLDPQEMIDAMIEIVPSDTGKFRNVVPQFVEDMLKEHQLKAWENQI
- a CDS encoding heme-binding protein; the encoded protein is METTQKQAFASLEKAVNKANELGVNANIAILDTTGYLKAFVRMDDAYLGSIDIAMGKAKTAMLFRMNSESVGEFLNPANGTYGMVNTNGGLVGFKGGVPVTEGNQIVAYIGVSGGSPDQDFEIATAGSQL
- a CDS encoding OsmC family protein → MKFSRTANANWKGTGMEGTGTISTQSTTLNNAQLSFKTRFAEGVGTNPEELLAAAHSGCFTMQLSFLLNEAGFTAEDLNTSAKVTFEDGTITTIHLNTTGNVPNISEAQFIELAQKAKEVCPVSKLLKAEITLSVELTNN